The following DNA comes from Vibrio gigantis.
TTTTTGCCATAGCGAGCGCCCAGAGAGCCTAATGAGCGGCCTAACAGCAGTAAGATACGGTAAGGGAGAACGTTAACGATAAACGCCAATAACCCAAAGCCAAACCATACTCCCCAATATTTAGGGTGAAGCAATGCCAGAGTGAAAGGTGGCTTAGTAATAACGTGTTGTGTAGTGCTGTTTGTCGGAGAAATTTTCGTCGTCATAACCATCACTTAAAATTTGATTGCTACTTAATTTGATTGCTATTTAATTTGAGCGCTTAGCAGTGCCCAATAAGCATCAAAGTTTTCTGTTGGTTGATATTTGAAGTCTGAGCGAACAAATCGATTCAAGCTACCTTCAACCTGACCTAGCAGTTGAGCGGCTAAGATTTTCTCATCAACCGGGAATGATTTCCCTTCACGAAGCTTTCTTTCACGCAGAATCTGGCGAAGTTGCGTCTCAATGCGTTCGAAAAGTTGGTTGATGCGATCACGTAGGCGTTCATTTTCAAACATTAGAGCATGACCTGACAAAATTCGAGTCAGGCCTGGGTTACGTTCTGAGAAAACTAAGATAAGTTGCAGCACTAGGCGTATGCGCTCTAGCGTGTCTTTCTCTTCATCCAGAATACGGTTGATGCGAGACATCAACGCTTCTTCAATGAACTCGATGAGGCCTTCAAACATGCGGGCTTTGCTTGGGAAGTGGCGGTATAACGCAGCTTCAGAAACACCAACTTGCTTGGCTAACTTTACCGTTGTGATACGAGAAGCACCTTCGGTCGATTCCAACATTTGTGCGAGAGCTTGTAGGATTTCTTCACGACGGTTTGATTTTCGAGTACCAGCCATCTATTTACTTC
Coding sequences within:
- the slmA gene encoding nucleoid occlusion factor SlmA, producing the protein MAGTRKSNRREEILQALAQMLESTEGASRITTVKLAKQVGVSEAALYRHFPSKARMFEGLIEFIEEALMSRINRILDEEKDTLERIRLVLQLILVFSERNPGLTRILSGHALMFENERLRDRINQLFERIETQLRQILRERKLREGKSFPVDEKILAAQLLGQVEGSLNRFVRSDFKYQPTENFDAYWALLSAQIK